Proteins encoded together in one Plutella xylostella chromosome 17, ilPluXylo3.1, whole genome shotgun sequence window:
- the LOC119691453 gene encoding sulfotransferase 1C4 isoform X2, producing MQVRPDDTWVITFPRSGTTWTQEMVWLLQNDLDFKTAKEVPLYERFPQLIVTAQIPDLAHYLIRANFMNLANFQGLDAAIRQPSWESIDNAPSPRFIKTHLPLSLLPPNLLDVAKVVYVARDPRDVAVSYYYLQKHIGKGIVRASFMEFWEAFRKDLLPFTPVVAHANEAWQKRNHKNLHFIFYEDLKKDLSLEVRSMCKFLGREYSDLKLSLLVDHLAFDNLKKNKTVNNNLHNDQKAQFIRKGEIGGWVEHFDEKMVVQAQEYLRTRLAKVDVRYPTIPCSVTDTDCWESEKEVTHL from the exons ATGCAGGTGCGCCCCGACGACACCTGGGTCATCACCTTCCCGAGGTCAG GCACAACTTGGACCCAAGAAATGGTGTGGCTTCTGCAAAATGATCTCGATTTCAAAACTGCTAAAGAAGTACCTTTGTATGAGCGGTTTCCACaattaat AGTGACGGCCCAGATCCCTGACCTCGCGCACTACCTCATCCGAGCCAACTTCATGAACCTCGCCAACTTCCAAGGGCTAGACGCGGCCATCAGACAGCCCAGCTGGGAGTCCATCGACAACGCACCCTCGCCACGCTTCATCAAGACCCATTTACCACTGTCGCTCCTCCCGCCGAACCTTCTAGACGTGGCCAAAGTGGTGTATGTGGCCAGAGATCCGAGAGATGTCGCTGTTTCgtattattatttgcagaaacatattggGAAGGGAATCGTGCGCGCTAGCTTTATGGAGTTTTGGGAAGCCTTCAGGAAAGACCTAC TGCCGTTCACCCCGGTGGTGGCTCACGCGAACGAGGCGTGGCAGAAGAGGAACCACAAGAATCTCCATTTTATATTCTACGAAGATCTAAAAAAA GACCTATCCCTGGAAGTGCGCTCAATGTGCAAGTTCCTCGGGCGCGAGTACTCCGACCTGAAGCTGTCGCTGCTGGTGGACCACCTCGCCTTCGACAACCTCAAGAAGAACAAGACTGTGAACAACAACCTGCACAATGATCAGAAAGCACAGTTCATTAGGAAAG GTGAGATCGGTGGTTGGGTGGAGCACTTTGACGAGAAGATGGTGGTGCAAGCCCAAGAGTACCTGCGCACGCGCCTGGCCAAGGTTGACGTGAGATATCCGACCATACCGTGTAGTGTCACGGACACTGACTGTTGGGAGAGCGAGAAGGAAGTGACGCACTTATAA
- the LOC119691453 gene encoding sulfotransferase 1C4 isoform X1 produces the protein MAPKKYPHDITFVSPEEEKLIVKCIYGYLKCGTFVKVGPQRYVLPAKFRRCAEYIYNMQVRPDDTWVITFPRSGTTWTQEMVWLLQNDLDFKTAKEVPLYERFPQLIVTAQIPDLAHYLIRANFMNLANFQGLDAAIRQPSWESIDNAPSPRFIKTHLPLSLLPPNLLDVAKVVYVARDPRDVAVSYYYLQKHIGKGIVRASFMEFWEAFRKDLLPFTPVVAHANEAWQKRNHKNLHFIFYEDLKKDLSLEVRSMCKFLGREYSDLKLSLLVDHLAFDNLKKNKTVNNNLHNDQKAQFIRKGEIGGWVEHFDEKMVVQAQEYLRTRLAKVDVRYPTIPCSVTDTDCWESEKEVTHL, from the exons ATGGCGCCCAAAAAATATCCACACGATATCACGTTCGTATCTCCTGAAGAGGAAAAGCTTATTGTCAAGTGCATTTACG GGTACTTAAAGTGCGGTACGTTCGTGAAGGTGGGTCCCCAGCGCTACGTTCTGCCGGCCAAGTTCCGGCGCTGCGCGGAGTATATCTACAACATGCAGGTGCGCCCCGACGACACCTGGGTCATCACCTTCCCGAGGTCAG GCACAACTTGGACCCAAGAAATGGTGTGGCTTCTGCAAAATGATCTCGATTTCAAAACTGCTAAAGAAGTACCTTTGTATGAGCGGTTTCCACaattaat AGTGACGGCCCAGATCCCTGACCTCGCGCACTACCTCATCCGAGCCAACTTCATGAACCTCGCCAACTTCCAAGGGCTAGACGCGGCCATCAGACAGCCCAGCTGGGAGTCCATCGACAACGCACCCTCGCCACGCTTCATCAAGACCCATTTACCACTGTCGCTCCTCCCGCCGAACCTTCTAGACGTGGCCAAAGTGGTGTATGTGGCCAGAGATCCGAGAGATGTCGCTGTTTCgtattattatttgcagaaacatattggGAAGGGAATCGTGCGCGCTAGCTTTATGGAGTTTTGGGAAGCCTTCAGGAAAGACCTAC TGCCGTTCACCCCGGTGGTGGCTCACGCGAACGAGGCGTGGCAGAAGAGGAACCACAAGAATCTCCATTTTATATTCTACGAAGATCTAAAAAAA GACCTATCCCTGGAAGTGCGCTCAATGTGCAAGTTCCTCGGGCGCGAGTACTCCGACCTGAAGCTGTCGCTGCTGGTGGACCACCTCGCCTTCGACAACCTCAAGAAGAACAAGACTGTGAACAACAACCTGCACAATGATCAGAAAGCACAGTTCATTAGGAAAG GTGAGATCGGTGGTTGGGTGGAGCACTTTGACGAGAAGATGGTGGTGCAAGCCCAAGAGTACCTGCGCACGCGCCTGGCCAAGGTTGACGTGAGATATCCGACCATACCGTGTAGTGTCACGGACACTGACTGTTGGGAGAGCGAGAAGGAAGTGACGCACTTATAA